CGAGGTGCGCGCCGCGTCCTTCCAGGGCGTTCAGGGCGAGGGCGAGGGTGGCGACCAGGGTCTTGCCTTCGCCGGTGCGCATCTCGGCGATGCGGCCCTTGTGCAGGGCGTAGCCGCCGATGAGCTGCACGTCGTAGTGGCGTTTGCCGATGGAGCGCCGGCCGGCCTCGCGGATCAGCGCGAAGGCGGGGATGACCACGTCGTCCAGGGTCTCGCCGCCCTCCTGAACGCGGCGGCGCAGGTCCATGAAGGCTGCGGCGAGATCTTCCACTTTCATGGTTTCTTCTTCCAGCGCGTTGACGGGCTGCACGATCGTCTTCACGATCTGCGCCACGTCGCGCTGGTTGTTATCGAATAATTTGTTCAGGACACGGAACATGACAAGCGAGTATAACGCGCGGCGCGGCCCGCACACGTTCGGATTTCAGTGAGGCGCACATAAGCAACTTGAGCCGCAAGCGCTCAGACAGCATGAACGCACGCTCCAGGGGCGGCAGAGCACCGGTCCTCATGTGCGCCCCGTATGCTCCGCTCATGATCCCGCGCGCCCTGCCTGCCGCCCTGCTGCTTTCCCTCCTGCTGGCCTCCTGCGCACCCGTGGCGTCCATGCTGGCCTCCCGCGACGGGGCGGGTCCGCCGCCCCGTCAGGCCGGCCCCCTCACGGTCGGTGACACCTGGACCGTGAGCGGTCCCATCGACGGGCGCAGCGTCACCACCACCGTCAATGTCACGGACCTCGTGGACGTGCCGGGCGGCACCGCCAGCGTCAGCGAGCGGGACCGGCTGGAGGCCTTCGCGGCCGGCCGCGTGGGCTACGGCGTGGCGAGGTACGACCCGGACCGCCGGTACGTGACATTCACCTGGGTGGGTGAGGGCGACGCCACGTACACCTGCGAGGTCACGTCCCCGCTGGGCCTGCCCTACCAGGGCCGCCTGACCATGCAGCGCGGCGGACAGACCGTCGCCACCGGAACCTGCGAGGCCAGCGTCCGCCAGTAACCCGGTGCCGGCCGGTCCATTCCACGCCGCGTCAGCCCCAGCGGTACGTCTCGTGCCAGGCGTCCCCGCGGCGGATGAACGGGGCGCGGCTGCCCAGCACGCGGTGACCGCCCTTGACGGCGGCGCGCACGATCACGCGCGGGTCCAGGGTCGGGTGCAGGGTGCGCGCGAACGCGACCTCCTCGCGCACGTCGAGGGTCTCGCCGCTGGCGACGGAATCGGTGCCCAGCGCGACCTCCACCCCGGCCGCCGCGAAGGCCGCCCAGGGGAACACGCCGCACTGCAGGTGGTGGTTGCTGCGCGGGCAGGTCACGACGGCGCTGCCCGCGCGGGCCACGCGGGCGATGTCGTCGGACGTGACGTTCACCATGTGGACCAGGGTGGGTCTGGCACTCAGTACGCCCAGCTCGTCCAGGTACCGTACGGGCGTCAGGCCCGGTTCCGGCGCGCGGCCGATGACGTCCGCGAAGGTGTCGGGGTAGAACGCCGCCAGCCGGTTGTCCCAGATGGGACCGCCGCCGCGCGTGTACAGGTCGTGCTCGGCGGGGTGCTCGGCCACGTGGATCTGCACGGGCAGGCCCTCGCCGGCGGCGTAGTCGCACAGCAGGCGCATCAGGCGGTGGCTGACGGTGTGCGGCGTGTGCGGGGACAGGCCCACGCGCGGCCCGCCGGGGCGTTCCAGGCGGCGCCAGCGTTCGAGGCGCTCGCGGACGGTGCGGAAGATGTCGTCCGCCCTGTCCGGGAAGGTGCCCAGCGCCTCGTAGTACAGGACGCCGCCCAGGTCCTCGCGGGCCAGCAGGGCGTCCATGACCTCGGGGGCGTGCATGTACACGATGTCACCCACGCCGCCCGCGCCCAGGTCGCGCAGGGTGTCCGCGCCGCGCAGGGCGGCGTCCACGCTGCGTTTCTCGCGTTGCGCGACGACCACCTCGGGAATCCAGCGGAAGTACGGCAGGGCCGTGAACGCGTACGTGCTCATGTCCAGGTGCGTGTGGGCATTCACGGGGGGCGGCGCGATCACGGCCCCGGCGTGTTCCTCGCGGGCGTGCGGGTACGCGGCGCGCAGCGC
The DNA window shown above is from Deinococcus depolymerans and carries:
- a CDS encoding amidohydrolase family protein, yielding MTDLPDPHLPRLLTCDLLFTGMGGAQSPGGVVVVGGTVAATGHPDALRAAYPHAREEHAGAVIAPPPVNAHTHLDMSTYAFTALPYFRWIPEVVVAQREKRSVDAALRGADTLRDLGAGGVGDIVYMHAPEVMDALLAREDLGGVLYYEALGTFPDRADDIFRTVRERLERWRRLERPGGPRVGLSPHTPHTVSHRLMRLLCDYAAGEGLPVQIHVAEHPAEHDLYTRGGGPIWDNRLAAFYPDTFADVIGRAPEPGLTPVRYLDELGVLSARPTLVHMVNVTSDDIARVARAGSAVVTCPRSNHHLQCGVFPWAAFAAAGVEVALGTDSVASGETLDVREEVAFARTLHPTLDPRVIVRAAVKGGHRVLGSRAPFIRRGDAWHETYRWG